One stretch of Shewanella sp. Arc9-LZ DNA includes these proteins:
- the ubiE gene encoding bifunctional demethylmenaquinone methyltransferase/2-methoxy-6-polyprenyl-1,4-benzoquinol methylase UbiE, whose protein sequence is MSEGEPKNTHFGYKTVEADKKADLVADVFHSVAAKYDIMNDVMSFGVHRFWKRHTIEVAAARPGMKVLDLAGGTGDLTAKFSHLVGDRGQVVLADINDSMLKVGRTKLRDKGIVNNVSYVQANAEALPFPDNHFDIITIAFGLRNVTDKDAALRSMQRVLKPGGKLLVLEFSTPKHELMRKVYDMYSFKVLPKMGALITKDADSYEYLAESIRMHPDQETLKQMMVDAGFEQVDYTNMTDGVVALHRGYKF, encoded by the coding sequence ATGTCTGAAGGCGAACCGAAAAACACTCATTTTGGATATAAAACTGTCGAAGCCGATAAAAAAGCAGACTTAGTCGCTGACGTGTTTCATTCCGTCGCGGCAAAATACGACATTATGAATGACGTGATGTCTTTTGGAGTTCACCGCTTTTGGAAGCGCCACACCATTGAAGTCGCGGCTGCAAGACCGGGGATGAAAGTGCTTGATTTAGCCGGTGGTACTGGCGATCTCACGGCTAAGTTTTCACATTTAGTCGGCGATAGAGGTCAAGTCGTTCTTGCTGACATTAATGATTCAATGCTCAAGGTCGGTCGCACTAAATTACGTGACAAAGGTATCGTCAATAACGTCAGCTATGTTCAAGCTAACGCTGAAGCACTGCCGTTTCCTGATAACCATTTTGATATCATCACTATCGCGTTTGGTTTACGTAATGTTACCGATAAAGATGCGGCGTTACGTTCAATGCAACGAGTATTAAAGCCCGGTGGAAAACTACTCGTGCTTGAGTTTTCAACACCTAAACATGAATTAATGCGTAAAGTTTACGACATGTATAGCTTTAAGGTGTTACCTAAAATGGGCGCATTAATCACTAAAGATGCTGACAGCTACGAATACCTTGCCGAATCAATTCGGATGCATCCTGATCAAGAAACGCTTAAACAAATGATGGTAGATGCAGGTTTTGAACAAGTCGACTACACCAACATGACAGACGGCGTTGTCGCATTACATAGAGGTTATAAGTTCTAA
- a CDS encoding formimidoylglutamase, producing MFSAFTQQHCDALLSLRPNETKIGQQVYLASAELSLAQNAQQAKSSGAQFAIIAIAEDVGPRANLGRGGADDAFIASMKQLINLHSNRFLNGNECAILGQISLDTSVSTTATVEQLRQATAQLDDIVIAAVSEIMQAGLEPIVIGGGHNNAYGLLMATKATTGLPVAAVNLDPHSDFRPREGRHSGNGFSYAAANGALDHYHILGLHELKNSEETLEQLSLFGATWNSFQQIWIRRELSLETALKQIAKALNQTQLPVALELDVDAIANMPSSAATFAGISILDACHYVHYIAKHCPCHYAHFAETAPACHHAGLEAGYRDAGQGLSELIYAYLQGRLTGLN from the coding sequence ATGTTTAGCGCATTTACTCAGCAGCATTGCGATGCATTATTAAGTTTACGCCCTAATGAAACCAAAATAGGCCAACAGGTTTATCTGGCATCTGCTGAACTGTCATTAGCACAAAATGCACAACAGGCTAAATCCAGTGGCGCCCAGTTTGCCATTATTGCCATTGCAGAAGATGTGGGACCACGAGCTAACCTCGGCCGAGGCGGCGCTGATGATGCCTTTATCGCTAGCATGAAACAGTTGATTAATTTACACTCCAATCGATTTCTTAATGGTAACGAATGTGCCATTTTAGGCCAAATCAGTCTTGATACATCAGTATCCACAACCGCTACCGTTGAACAATTACGCCAAGCAACCGCACAATTGGATGACATCGTCATTGCTGCAGTAAGTGAAATCATGCAAGCAGGATTAGAACCCATCGTTATCGGCGGCGGCCACAATAATGCTTATGGTTTATTAATGGCAACAAAAGCCACTACAGGCCTACCTGTCGCAGCCGTCAACCTCGATCCACACAGTGATTTTAGACCACGAGAAGGTCGCCACAGCGGTAATGGATTTAGTTATGCCGCCGCCAATGGCGCACTCGACCATTATCATATTCTCGGCTTGCATGAATTAAAAAATAGTGAAGAAACCCTAGAACAACTGAGCCTGTTTGGCGCTACATGGAACAGTTTTCAACAAATTTGGATCCGGCGTGAACTGTCGCTAGAAACTGCATTAAAACAAATCGCTAAAGCATTAAATCAAACCCAACTGCCCGTCGCATTAGAGCTCGATGTCGATGCGATTGCCAATATGCCCAGCAGTGCAGCGACTTTTGCCGGTATATCGATACTCGATGCCTGCCATTATGTGCATTATATTGCTAAGCATTGTCCATGCCATTACGCTCATTTTGCAGAAACTGCCCCAGCATGTCATCACGCGGGTTTAGAAGCGGGTTACCGCGATGCAGGTCAAGGTCTCAGTGAGTTAATTTATGCTTATCTTCAGGGTCGATTAACCGGTCTGAATTAG
- the rraA gene encoding ribonuclease E activity regulator RraA: protein MEYNTSELCDMYIDVVDVVEPMFSNYGGCSSFGGSISTIKCFEDNGLIADALEEDGEGKVLLVDGGGSLRRALLDARIAEIAVANNWEGILIYGSVRDVDALEELDIGIQALASIPVGAESNGVGEIEIPVNFGGVTFLPGDHIYADNTGVILSPEPLDIE, encoded by the coding sequence ATGGAATACAACACCTCAGAACTCTGCGACATGTATATAGATGTAGTCGATGTCGTCGAACCAATGTTCAGTAACTACGGTGGTTGCAGCTCCTTCGGTGGCTCAATCAGTACAATTAAGTGTTTTGAAGATAATGGCTTGATTGCTGATGCTTTAGAAGAAGACGGTGAAGGTAAAGTCCTATTAGTCGATGGTGGTGGATCGTTAAGACGTGCGCTACTCGATGCTAGAATTGCTGAAATTGCTGTAGCCAATAATTGGGAAGGTATTCTCATTTACGGTTCAGTACGTGACGTTGACGCTCTTGAAGAACTTGATATTGGTATCCAAGCGCTTGCTTCGATTCCTGTCGGTGCTGAAAGTAACGGTGTGGGCGAAATCGAAATTCCAGTTAATTTTGGTGGCGTGACCTTCTTACCGGGTGATCATATCTATGCTGATAACACGGGCGTTATTCTGTCTCCAGAACCATTAGATATTGAATAA
- a CDS encoding YgjV family protein: MENINIIEVLGYAASVMVAISLMMKDIVLLRWLNFIGCSFFVAYGYAIEAWPVAGMNAFVACINIFHLIKIYRNKGAQPQTA; the protein is encoded by the coding sequence ATGGAAAATATCAATATTATTGAAGTATTAGGCTATGCCGCATCCGTTATGGTTGCCATTTCACTAATGATGAAAGACATCGTTTTACTAAGATGGTTAAACTTTATTGGCTGTTCTTTTTTTGTCGCCTACGGATATGCAATCGAAGCATGGCCAGTAGCGGGCATGAATGCCTTTGTTGCATGCATTAACATTTTTCACTTAATTAAGATTTATCGTAATAAAGGTGCACAGCCACAAACTGCATAA
- a CDS encoding phosphatase PAP2 family protein, whose amino-acid sequence MKSISQLDKYWFYWIVQFSRDNGLSQAAKRVSATGDGHYYAYLSVALLFFHPNGQHFFNLMLGSFLVEFPLYLLLKNSIRRHRPCHALAGFESGFEPSDKFSLPSGHTAGAFVFASVVNLVFPALAPIAFAWACFVGSSRIALGVHYPVDIMAGAGLGIGSVFLVDQLML is encoded by the coding sequence ATGAAGAGTATCAGCCAGTTAGATAAATATTGGTTTTATTGGATAGTGCAATTTAGTCGAGATAACGGCCTAAGTCAGGCTGCTAAACGTGTATCCGCAACCGGTGATGGCCACTATTATGCTTATTTATCTGTTGCGCTATTGTTTTTTCATCCCAACGGCCAGCACTTTTTTAATTTAATGTTGGGGAGTTTCTTGGTTGAGTTTCCGTTGTATTTACTGCTGAAAAATAGCATTCGACGTCATCGTCCTTGCCATGCGTTAGCTGGGTTTGAGTCTGGTTTTGAACCGTCGGATAAATTTAGCTTACCTTCAGGGCACACTGCTGGCGCCTTTGTGTTTGCTAGCGTGGTGAATCTGGTGTTTCCTGCCTTAGCACCGATTGCGTTTGCTTGGGCTTGTTTTGTTGGCTCATCGCGTATCGCTCTGGGAGTTCATTATCCTGTGGATATTATGGCTGGCGCTGGGTTGGGGATCGGCTCGGTATTTCTGGTCGATCAACTGATGCTGTAA
- a CDS encoding MJ1255/VC2487 family glycosyltransferase, translating to MKILYGVQGTGNGHISRARVMSTALKQHNIDVDFLFSGRTPQHYFDMQCFGDYQTRNGMTFVTENGRVNCVKTAKYNLTTPILSEIKQLDLTGYDLVLNDFEPVSAWAAKQQNVPSIAISHQAALQYPVPKQGNSWFNEFLLNHFAPVDIALGCHWHHFGFPILPPFVEVWPNGGDHSHQILVYLPFEEPDRIAAFLAPFDQYHFSVYHSTKPLKPLAEHIHWHGFNREGFKQHMAQCGGVIGNAGFELASEAMTLGKKLLVKPLQGQFEQSANVAALELLAAAESMQTLDPAVLKRWLKSPSPKPIAYPQVGDALVEWLKMGDWHQPQDLCQHLWSQVELPENWHKRQ from the coding sequence ATGAAAATCTTGTACGGAGTTCAAGGCACAGGGAATGGCCATATCAGCCGCGCACGCGTCATGTCTACTGCGCTTAAGCAACATAATATCGATGTCGATTTTCTTTTTTCAGGCCGAACACCACAGCACTACTTTGATATGCAATGCTTTGGCGATTATCAGACCCGTAATGGTATGACTTTCGTAACCGAAAATGGTCGTGTTAATTGTGTTAAAACCGCCAAATACAATTTAACCACTCCCATTTTATCTGAAATTAAGCAGCTCGATTTAACGGGTTATGATTTAGTTTTAAACGATTTTGAACCTGTGAGTGCTTGGGCGGCCAAACAACAAAATGTGCCGTCAATCGCCATTAGTCATCAAGCAGCATTACAGTATCCAGTCCCTAAACAAGGTAACAGCTGGTTTAATGAATTTCTGCTCAACCATTTTGCACCCGTTGACATCGCTTTAGGTTGTCATTGGCATCATTTTGGCTTTCCTATTTTACCTCCATTTGTGGAGGTGTGGCCCAATGGTGGTGATCATAGCCACCAAATTTTAGTCTATTTACCCTTTGAAGAGCCTGATCGTATAGCTGCCTTTTTAGCCCCATTTGATCAATATCACTTTTCTGTTTACCACAGCACTAAACCATTGAAACCATTAGCAGAGCATATTCATTGGCATGGTTTTAATCGTGAAGGCTTTAAACAACACATGGCTCAATGTGGTGGGGTGATTGGCAATGCTGGCTTTGAGTTGGCCAGTGAGGCGATGACGTTAGGTAAAAAGTTATTGGTGAAACCGTTACAGGGTCAGTTTGAGCAATCTGCTAACGTTGCGGCGTTAGAATTACTTGCCGCGGCAGAAAGTATGCAAACTTTAGATCCTGCTGTGCTTAAGCGTTGGTTAAAAAGCCCGTCACCTAAGCCTATTGCGTATCCACAGGTAGGCGATGCATTAGTGGAGTGGTTAAAAATGGGCGATTGGCATCAGCCGCAAGATTTATGTCAACATTTGTGGTCACAAGTTGAGTTGCCTGAAAACTGGCATAAACGGCAATAA
- the rsd gene encoding sigma D regulator, with amino-acid sequence MLTKLEKAEKRWGGSHNLIDQWLNHRRKLLIQYFIVAGLAPYSRSEKSLPSMDQVKQFCAQLVDYVSEGHFEVYNNVIKACEKFGETSIETANALLPLISESTDTALDFNDKYTDASDEQVLYQLDNDLSHLAQAMESRFELEDQLLELLYQRLP; translated from the coding sequence ATGCTAACAAAACTAGAAAAAGCAGAAAAACGCTGGGGCGGTTCTCATAATTTAATCGATCAATGGCTTAATCATCGCCGCAAATTATTAATCCAATATTTTATCGTTGCCGGATTAGCACCCTATTCTCGTAGCGAAAAATCACTTCCGAGCATGGATCAAGTGAAACAATTTTGTGCCCAATTAGTTGATTATGTCTCAGAAGGTCACTTTGAGGTTTACAACAACGTTATTAAAGCTTGTGAGAAGTTTGGTGAAACGAGTATCGAAACAGCCAACGCCTTATTACCGCTGATTAGCGAAAGTACTGACACGGCATTGGATTTTAATGATAAATATACCGACGCATCTGACGAACAAGTGCTGTATCAACTCGACAACGATTTATCACATTTAGCACAAGCGATGGAGTCGCGTTTCGAATTAGAAGATCAGCTGCTAGAATTGCTATATCAACGCCTTCCTTAA